A genomic window from Nosocomiicoccus massiliensis includes:
- a CDS encoding aldehyde dehydrogenase family protein, with amino-acid sequence MNIFLTLNKSYIDGKFVEGDSGEVFQSLNPFDDSLVAEIPLASLEQTNKAFEVADNSEWKHNPKQRKKVLKNLIKLFIQHRKNIVDVLIKESGSTFVKANAEYVATINILRESLKLVEKIGHVGNRSSLIPGKKNLIYRSPKGVVSSVAPFNFPLHLSMRTIAPALALGNAVVHKPDVQTGIVSGAIPAVLLREAGVPSNVFQMVLTEPKLVGEVFFTHEKINAISFTGSTAVGKHIRKVTNDRFISTALELGGNSPFIVMDNANLDHAVRALIPGKFLHSGQICMSVNRIIVHESVYEEFIDKFKAATENLKMSVEHNKVGIIGPIINKTQLEKTKKFIEMAKESGEMVLEGEVSGNFVTPFIFKDIKNDSEIAQTELFSPIALIIKARSNDEAIRFANDTDYGLSAAIFTEDVEKGQKYAEQIESGMVHINEQTVLDFPNIPFGGVKNSGMGRYGNPYVLEDFTDLKWMSTQRGPLPYPFN; translated from the coding sequence ATGAATATATTTTTAACTTTAAATAAAAGTTATATAGATGGAAAATTTGTTGAAGGCGACAGTGGAGAAGTATTTCAGTCGTTAAACCCGTTTGACGACTCGTTGGTTGCAGAAATTCCGCTCGCGAGTTTAGAGCAAACGAACAAGGCATTTGAAGTTGCGGATAACAGTGAATGGAAACACAATCCAAAACAACGTAAAAAAGTACTTAAAAATCTTATCAAACTATTTATACAGCATAGAAAAAATATCGTAGACGTCTTAATTAAAGAGAGTGGAAGTACTTTTGTTAAAGCGAATGCTGAATATGTTGCGACGATTAATATTTTAAGAGAGTCTTTAAAATTAGTAGAAAAGATTGGACACGTTGGAAATCGTTCATCTCTTATACCAGGTAAGAAAAATTTAATTTACCGCTCACCAAAAGGAGTAGTGTCGTCCGTTGCGCCATTTAACTTCCCGTTACATTTATCGATGCGTACAATTGCGCCAGCACTAGCGTTAGGCAATGCGGTCGTCCATAAACCAGACGTTCAAACAGGAATCGTGAGTGGGGCGATACCGGCAGTATTATTAAGAGAAGCGGGAGTACCGAGTAACGTTTTTCAGATGGTGTTAACTGAACCGAAACTTGTTGGTGAGGTATTTTTTACGCATGAGAAAATTAATGCGATTAGTTTTACAGGATCGACTGCAGTTGGTAAACACATTCGTAAAGTAACAAACGATAGATTTATATCGACAGCGCTAGAACTTGGCGGGAATAGTCCTTTTATCGTTATGGATAATGCGAATTTAGATCATGCAGTACGTGCGTTAATTCCTGGGAAATTTTTACATTCCGGTCAAATATGTATGAGTGTCAATCGAATCATCGTTCATGAATCAGTATATGAAGAGTTTATCGATAAATTTAAAGCGGCAACTGAAAATTTAAAAATGAGTGTCGAACACAATAAAGTTGGAATCATCGGTCCGATTATTAATAAAACACAGCTTGAAAAAACTAAGAAATTTATCGAAATGGCAAAAGAGTCTGGAGAAATGGTGTTAGAAGGTGAAGTGAGTGGTAATTTTGTCACACCATTTATCTTTAAAGATATTAAAAATGACAGTGAGATCGCACAAACTGAATTATTTAGTCCGATAGCGTTAATTATAAAAGCACGTTCTAACGATGAGGCGATTCGTTTTGCAAATGATACAGATTACGGACTATCGGCTGCGATATTTACTGAAGATGTTGAAAAAGGACAGAAGTATGCGGAACAGATAGAAAGTGGTATGGTACACATCAATGAACAAACGGTTCTTGATTTTCCGAATATACCGTTTGGTGGCGTTAAAAATAGTGGTATGGGACGTTACGGGAATCCATATGTGTTAGAAGATTTTACAGATTTAAAATGGATGAGTACTCAGCGTGGGCCGTTACCATATCCGTTTAATTAA
- a CDS encoding L-cystine transporter, which translates to MDATFIIINLVVFFALLVGVFFMQKKHIKFSYRVLIALGIGLVFGGIIQLLYGADSYVTTQTTGWMGLIGNGFIRLLRMIVIPLIFVSILSAFAKLEVREKFLKSAVKAISILLITVAISAVIGITTAIAFNLDASSINLGEAENARSLDIESTASEIEGLTLPEQITQLIPANPFLDFTGQRGASTIAVVIFTALLGYSLLKFKKHDEVRANKLSEGILILNDFVMELVKIILRLTPYGILAIMANTVATSDFRALVDLSLFVVASYVALIAMFIVHLIIIALTGLNPFTYVKKTAEVLLFAFTSRSSAGALPLNIQTQTTRLGVPSSVANFSASFGLSIGQNGCAGIYPSMLAIMVAPVAGVNVDLQFILTLIVVIVVTSLGIAGVGGGATFAAIIVLSTMNLPVALAAVLISVEPLIDMGRTALNVSDSIVAGTVTAKTDGTLDKDTYDNMSYDELTTSNI; encoded by the coding sequence ATGGACGCTACATTTATTATTATAAATCTAGTTGTATTTTTTGCGCTCCTTGTTGGAGTTTTTTTCATGCAAAAAAAACATATTAAATTTTCATACCGCGTATTAATCGCACTCGGTATTGGTTTAGTATTCGGAGGAATTATTCAGCTTCTATATGGTGCTGATTCATACGTCACAACTCAAACAACAGGTTGGATGGGCCTCATCGGAAATGGCTTCATTCGATTACTACGTATGATCGTTATTCCACTGATCTTCGTATCAATCTTAAGTGCATTTGCGAAATTAGAAGTTAGAGAGAAATTTTTAAAGTCTGCAGTTAAGGCAATTTCAATCTTACTCATTACCGTTGCAATTTCTGCGGTAATTGGTATTACGACAGCTATCGCATTTAACTTAGACGCTTCAAGTATTAATTTAGGGGAAGCTGAAAACGCGCGTAGTTTAGATATTGAATCAACAGCTTCAGAAATTGAAGGGTTAACGTTACCAGAGCAAATTACGCAACTGATCCCAGCAAATCCATTTTTAGACTTTACAGGTCAGCGTGGTGCTTCGACAATTGCGGTCGTAATTTTCACAGCATTACTCGGATATAGTTTATTAAAGTTTAAAAAACACGATGAAGTACGTGCAAACAAATTATCAGAGGGGATTTTAATCCTCAACGATTTCGTCATGGAACTCGTTAAAATCATTTTACGCTTAACGCCATACGGAATTTTAGCAATTATGGCAAATACTGTTGCAACAAGTGACTTTAGAGCTTTAGTGGATTTAAGCTTATTCGTCGTCGCGTCTTACGTTGCACTCATTGCGATGTTTATCGTTCATTTAATTATTATTGCATTAACGGGGTTAAACCCATTCACTTACGTTAAAAAGACGGCTGAAGTGTTACTATTCGCATTTACGTCACGTTCAAGTGCAGGTGCGTTACCGTTAAATATTCAAACTCAAACGACACGTCTCGGTGTTCCGTCAAGTGTTGCAAACTTCTCTGCAAGTTTCGGATTATCGATTGGACAAAATGGATGTGCAGGAATTTACCCATCAATGCTTGCGATAATGGTTGCACCAGTTGCTGGAGTGAATGTTGACTTACAGTTTATACTCACGTTAATCGTCGTTATCGTAGTTACAAGCCTTGGTATCGCTGGTGTAGGAGGCGGTGCGACGTTTGCTGCCATTATCGTTTTAAGTACGATGAACTTACCAGTCGCACTCGCAGCAGTATTAATTTCTGTTGAGCCGTTAATCGATATGGGACGTACAGCATTAAACGTTAGTGACTCTATAGTCGCAGGTACTGTAACAGCAAAAACTGACGGTACATTAGATAAAGACACTTACGATAATATGTCTTACGATGAACTTACAACTTCAAATATCTAA
- a CDS encoding BCCT family transporter produces MTDKSKQKISPVFKYASILVLILVLFGMFMPARFGELTGALSNYITVTFGWYYMILVTVIIIFSVFLIFSPIGKLKLGKPNDEPEFRTISWLAMLFSAGMGIGLVFYGASEPISHYLAPPSTDPETKEAFMESMRSTIFHYGFHPWAVYGIVALSLAYFQFRKNEDGLLSKTLRPIFGDRVDGPLGTVVDVLAVFATVIGVAVSLGVGTLQINAGLNYLLNVPQNILVQFIIIFVVTILFLASAWSGLSKGIQYLSNINMSLAVLLLVALFFIGPTILILNMMTTTAGSYLGTFLQNSFDVAPLYEQKSEWLKSWTIYYWGWWISWSPFVGIFIARVSKGRSIRQFVIAVLLVPTIVSLIWFSVFGTTGITVAQNSDSILALPPETQLFAIFNELPLSVVLSTIAILLVSIFFITSADSATFVLGMQTSYGTLQPPKGIKIVWGVLLSLIAFVLLLTGGDEGLGALQSAAIISAFPFSIVIILMTISFYKDADLERRNLGLTITPDQDKLEEYYEHVEEHPNTDMERENPDNVF; encoded by the coding sequence ATGACCGATAAAAGTAAGCAAAAAATATCACCAGTGTTTAAATACGCGTCAATTTTAGTACTAATTCTTGTTTTATTTGGTATGTTTATGCCAGCAAGATTCGGTGAATTGACTGGAGCTTTAAGTAACTATATTACAGTTACTTTTGGTTGGTATTACATGATACTTGTTACGGTAATTATTATATTTTCAGTATTTTTAATATTTAGTCCGATTGGAAAATTAAAACTCGGTAAACCGAATGACGAACCTGAATTCAGAACAATTTCTTGGTTAGCGATGTTATTCAGTGCCGGTATGGGGATCGGTCTTGTGTTCTACGGCGCATCAGAACCTATTTCCCATTATCTAGCACCACCATCCACTGACCCTGAAACTAAAGAAGCGTTCATGGAGTCAATGCGTTCAACGATATTCCACTACGGATTCCATCCGTGGGCGGTATATGGAATCGTTGCGTTATCTCTCGCTTACTTCCAATTTAGAAAGAACGAAGATGGTTTACTGTCTAAAACGTTAAGACCTATTTTTGGAGACCGAGTAGATGGTCCATTAGGTACAGTCGTCGACGTACTTGCGGTATTCGCAACTGTTATTGGGGTTGCGGTATCTTTAGGTGTAGGTACGTTACAAATTAACGCAGGTCTGAATTATTTATTGAATGTGCCTCAAAATATTTTAGTACAGTTTATAATTATTTTTGTTGTTACAATTCTATTCTTAGCGAGTGCTTGGAGTGGATTATCTAAAGGGATTCAATATTTAAGTAACATTAATATGTCACTTGCAGTACTATTATTAGTTGCTCTATTTTTCATAGGGCCAACGATCCTTATTTTAAATATGATGACAACAACTGCAGGATCTTACCTCGGAACTTTTTTACAAAACAGTTTCGACGTAGCCCCTCTCTATGAGCAAAAATCTGAATGGCTGAAAAGCTGGACCATTTACTACTGGGGTTGGTGGATCAGTTGGAGTCCTTTCGTTGGTATATTTATTGCACGTGTATCAAAAGGACGTTCAATTAGACAGTTTGTTATTGCAGTATTACTCGTTCCAACAATCGTAAGCTTAATTTGGTTTAGTGTATTTGGAACGACAGGAATTACTGTCGCTCAAAATTCAGACAGCATATTAGCGTTACCACCAGAAACACAGTTATTTGCGATATTTAATGAATTACCACTAAGTGTCGTACTTTCAACAATCGCAATACTATTAGTATCGATATTCTTTATTACATCAGCGGACTCAGCGACATTCGTTTTAGGTATGCAAACGTCATACGGAACGTTACAACCACCTAAAGGAATTAAAATCGTATGGGGAGTATTACTGTCACTCATCGCATTTGTACTATTGCTCACGGGCGGTGACGAAGGTCTAGGCGCGTTACAATCAGCAGCGATTATATCTGCTTTCCCATTTAGTATCGTAATTATCCTAATGACAATCAGTTTCTATAAAGACGCAGATTTAGAAAGACGAAACTTAGGACTTACAATTACGCCAGACCAAGATAAGTTAGAAGAATATTACGAACACGTAGAAGAACATCCAAATACAGATATGGAAAGAGAAAATCCAGACAATGTATTCTAA
- a CDS encoding PTS transporter subunit IIC, with translation MKMSKKDFFFNILNGMAIGIVVALISSALLGEVLKFFGRYSDVFITIGNAVSSFQLITSVIIGVLAGINLKFDGIRSVILGGAALIGSGALVFEETGVRLQGMGDLINVLITLIIAAAIIVFIGDKLGSLNIVFLPFLGGVVPGLIGLMILPYSKLVTTSLGELIAHFTDLNPLLMTILICVFYSAFLATPISLVAIATVVSLSGLASGAANLGILTACMTFLFGSIGINNKGTIIALIIGTGKMMMPVYFKNPIIAVPLVINGIIVGATGYFMNVQGTPMSAGFGHTGLVGPINSLALMDGSTGMNIAKLTVAYLIVPVITAFIVDKLCLKFLPKYTREMFLFKP, from the coding sequence ATGAAAATGTCTAAAAAGGATTTCTTTTTTAATATATTAAATGGGATGGCGATTGGTATCGTCGTTGCATTAATTTCTAGTGCATTACTCGGAGAAGTACTAAAGTTTTTTGGACGTTATTCTGACGTCTTTATAACGATCGGTAATGCAGTAAGTTCATTTCAGTTAATTACATCTGTCATTATCGGTGTATTAGCGGGGATCAACTTAAAGTTTGACGGGATTCGCAGCGTAATTTTAGGAGGCGCAGCGTTAATTGGTTCTGGAGCGTTAGTGTTTGAAGAAACGGGTGTCCGTTTACAAGGAATGGGAGATCTAATTAACGTTTTAATTACGCTCATTATTGCAGCGGCTATTATCGTATTCATTGGCGATAAACTCGGATCTCTGAACATCGTATTTTTACCGTTTCTCGGTGGTGTCGTTCCCGGTTTAATCGGATTAATGATCTTACCGTACTCAAAACTTGTGACGACAAGTTTAGGTGAATTAATTGCGCACTTTACAGATTTAAATCCGCTTCTCATGACGATTTTAATTTGTGTATTTTACTCTGCATTTCTCGCAACACCAATTTCACTCGTTGCGATTGCGACTGTTGTCAGTCTCTCTGGACTAGCGAGTGGTGCAGCGAACTTAGGAATTTTAACAGCATGTATGACGTTTTTATTCGGTTCAATTGGAATTAACAACAAAGGTACAATCATCGCTCTCATCATCGGTACAGGTAAAATGATGATGCCAGTGTACTTCAAAAATCCAATTATCGCGGTCCCGTTAGTCATTAACGGAATTATCGTCGGTGCGACAGGATACTTTATGAACGTTCAAGGTACACCGATGTCAGCAGGTTTTGGTCACACAGGATTAGTTGGTCCAATTAACTCGTTAGCGTTAATGGACGGTAGTACTGGTATGAATATCGCTAAACTTACAGTGGCGTATCTCATCGTTCCTGTCATCACTGCATTTATCGTCGATAAGTTATGCTTAAAATTTCTACCAAAATATACGAGAGAAATGTTCCTATTTAAACCATAA